A section of the Callospermophilus lateralis isolate mCalLat2 chromosome 14, mCalLat2.hap1, whole genome shotgun sequence genome encodes:
- the Cyp1b1 gene encoding cytochrome P450 1B1 encodes MATGLSPDDPWQLSALSVQQSTLLLLLSVLAAVHVGQWLLRQRRRQPWSSPPGPFPWPLIGNAAAVGRASHLYFARLAQRYGDVFQIRLGSCPVVVLNGESAIHQALVQQGATFADRPSFASFRVVSGGRSLAFGHYTEQWKAQRRSACSIMRAFSTRQPRSRHILEGHVLGEARELVALLVRGSAGGNFLDPTQPIIVAVANVMSAVCFGCRYNHDDAEFLELLSHNEEFGRTVGAGSLVDVLPWLQLFPNPLRTTFREFEQLNRNFSNFVLDKFRRHRERLRPGSTPRDMMDAFILSAEKKVSEDSGDGLARLGLENVPATVTDIFGASQDTLSTALLWPLIFFTRYPDVQARVQAELDQVVGRNRLPCMGDQPNLPYVMAFLYETMRFSSFMPVTIPHATTANTFVLGYYIPKDTVIFVNQWSVNHDPVKWPNPEDFDPARFLDKDGFINKELASSVMIFSVGKRRCIGEELSKMLLFLFISILAHQCHFKANQNEPSKMSFSYGLTIKPKSFKIHVALRESMELLDSAVEKLQTEEAGQ; translated from the exons ATGGCCACGGGCCTCAGCCCAGACGATCCGTGGCAGCTGAGCGCGCTGTCTGTCCAGCAGTCTACGCTCCTGCTGCTCCTCTCCGTGCTGGCCGCGGTGCACGTGGGTCAGTGGCTTTTGAGGCAGCGGCGGCGGCAGCCCTGGTCCTCGCCCCCGGGCCCATTCCCCTGGCCACTGATCGGAAACGCCGCGGCAGTGGGCAGGGCGTCGCACCTGTACTTCGCACGCCTGGCGCAGCGCTATGGAGACGTCTTCCAGATCCGCCTGGGCAGCTGTCCGGTGGTGGTGCTGAATGGCGAAAGCGCCATCCACCAGGCCCTGGTGCAGCAGGGTGCCACCTTTGCTGACCGGCCGTCCTTTGCCTCCTTCCGCGTAGTGTCGGGCGGCCGCAGCCTGGCTTTCGGCCATTACACGGAGCAGTGGAAGGCGCAACGGCGCTCGGCGTGTAGCATAATGCGCGCCTTTTCCACGCGCCAGCCGCGCAGCAGACATATCCTCGAGGGCCACGTGCTGGGTGAGGCGCGCGAGTTGGTGGCACTACTGGTGCGCGGCAGCGCTGGAGGCAACTTCCTCGATCCCACGCAGCCCATCATCGTGGCGGTGGCTAACGTCATGAGCGCCGTGTGCTTCGGCTGTCGTTACAACCACGACGACGCCGAATTCCTCGAGTTGCTTAGCCACAACGAGGAGTTCGGGCGCACGGTGGGTGCCGGCAGCTTAGTGGACGTGCTGCCCTGGCTGCAGCTTTTTCCCAACCCGCTGCGCACCACTTTCCGCGAGTTCGAGCAGCTTAACCGCAATTTCAGCAACTTTGTCCTGGATAAGTTCCGGAGGCATCGCGAACGTCTTCGTCCTGGGTCCACCCCCCGCGACATGATGGATGCCTTCATCCTCTCCGCAGAAAAGAAGGTATCTGAGGACTCGGGAGACGGGCTCGCGCGGCTGGGCTTGGAGAACGTGCCGGCCACTGTCACCGACATCTTTGGAGCCAGCCAGGACACCCTCTCCACTGCGCTACTGTGGCCACTTATCTTCTTCACCAG GTATCCTGACGTGCAGGCTCGCGTGCAGGCCGAATTGGATCAGGTGGTGGGGAGGAACCGCCTGCCCTGTATGGGTGACCAGCCTAACCTGCCCTATGTTATGGCTTTTCTCTACGAAACCATGCGATTCTCCAGCTTTATGCCTGTCACCATCCCCCACGCCACCACTGCCAACACCTTCGTTCTGGGTTACTACATCCCTAAGGACACGGTGATTTTTGTAAACCAGTGGTCTGTGAATCATGACCCGGTGAAGTGGCCTAACCCCGAGGACTTTGATCCAGCCCGATTCCTGGACAAAGACGGCTTCATTAACAAGGAGCTGGCCAGCAGCGTCATGATTTTTTCCGTGGGCAAGCGGCGGTGTATCGGCGAAGAGCTGTCTAAGATGCTGCTGTTTCTCTTCATCTCCATCCTGGCTCACCAGTGCCATTTCAAGGCCAACCAAAACGAGCCCTCGAAAATGAGCTTCAGTTATGGCCTGACCATTAAACCCAAGTCCTTTAAAATTCATGTCGCTCTCAGAGAGTCCATGGAGCTCCTTGATAGTGCTGTCGAAAAGTTGCAAACTGAGGAAGCTGGCCAATGA